The DNA segment TATATAGTTGATGTTTACCCTGACCCCGTCCTTAGTGTATATCCCCTTCTCGTTGAAATACTTGAAGGCGAGCTCCGCCCCGAGGGCGTAGCCTTTGCCCACGTCGCTAGTAGGGCCTGTCTCGTCGACCAGGAGCCCCACGTTTATGGTTATTGTTTTCTCTCCACCCGCACCGCCAGCAGCCTCTTCCCCTCCCATTAAGAAGTAGGCTGCCGCCGCTATGATAACGAGAACTACCACTGCGGCTGCCGCGTAGATGAGGGTCCTATTCTGGGCCACTTTAAGGACACCTCATATTCTATTAAACAGACGTTTTCAATCAGAGGATTTAAATTTTTTATAAAAGAGAATTTGTATACTAAAGGTCAAGTTCTAATAGCTATAAGGCCATAGCCTGAAGTACTCTTTAACCCGCCTGAGAACGGCTATGAGGCCCTCTGGCTCGGCTATGATGAAAGCAACTATCAGGAAGCCGAGTACAATATACTTTGCCGAGGAGGCTATGACGGTGAGCCCCAGGCCTACGAGGAAGGGTGTGATGGTGCTCTCCATCATAGTCCAACCCGTCCTCATAACCAGAACGCCCAACAGGCTCCCCCACACAACCCTACCAGGACCGCCTATCAACACCATACCCAGAAGCTCGATCGAGTTTACCAGGGTGAACCCCTCCCAGCCTATTCCAGAGCTGTATATGGCGTAGAGGCCTCCAGCAACACCCGCGTAGAAGCCGCCTATCGCGAAGGCCGTGGCCTTGACTAGCTGAACGTTTATGCCTATAGCCTCGGCGGCGACATCATTATCCCTCACAGCCTTCATGGCCCTGCCAAGGCTGGAGCGGCCTATATTGGCCGCTGCAAGGGCCATGACAACTGCTATGGCCAGGATTAAGTAATAGAGGGCTGTGGGGTCTGTCAGGCTTATGCCAAGGAGTGTCTTCGACTCGGGGGGCACGGGGGTGTACTGGTCGGGGTCTATCCTGGAATAGACATACTCTAGTATGAGCTGGGCAGCCAGGCTGGCCATTGCGAGGTAGTATTCCTTCAGCCTGAAGCTCGGGAGGCTGAGTACTATCCCCAGGAGGGCTGCGGCGACTCCGGCGAGCGGGAGGATGACGACGGAGTTGACCCCTAGGTGGAGGGCTGCGTTCGCTACTGTATAGGCCCCTATACCCATCAAGGCTGCGTGCGCTAGGGATATCTGGCCGGCGAGGCCAAGGGTTATGTTTAGGCCTATAGCCGCTATCCAGAAGATCATCATCACGACCAGCAGGTTGAGATAGTATTTTCCAATTAGGAATGGCGCGGCTACGGCGGCTGCAGCGGCGAGTATTAGAGCGGCCCAGTGTATAGGGTACCTGAAGATGGCCATATCAGCCTCGTAACTCTCCTTAAACACGCCAGCGGGCACCAGCCACACCCCCAGTCTAGAGCCTCTCTATCCTCTCACTACCGAAGAGG comes from the Aeropyrum camini SY1 = JCM 12091 genome and includes:
- a CDS encoding branched-chain amino acid ABC transporter permease, translating into MPAGVFKESYEADMAIFRYPIHWAALILAAAAAVAAPFLIGKYYLNLLVVMMIFWIAAIGLNITLGLAGQISLAHAALMGIGAYTVANAALHLGVNSVVILPLAGVAAALLGIVLSLPSFRLKEYYLAMASLAAQLILEYVYSRIDPDQYTPVPPESKTLLGISLTDPTALYYLILAIAVVMALAAANIGRSSLGRAMKAVRDNDVAAEAIGINVQLVKATAFAIGGFYAGVAGGLYAIYSSGIGWEGFTLVNSIELLGMVLIGGPGRVVWGSLLGVLVMRTGWTMMESTITPFLVGLGLTVIASSAKYIVLGFLIVAFIIAEPEGLIAVLRRVKEYFRLWPYSY